A genome region from Cystobacter fuscus DSM 2262 includes the following:
- a CDS encoding septal ring lytic transglycosylase RlpA family protein: MRRLLVGVSVGLGLLSGCAARATRGDEDTAERASATRGYLEEGLASYYADRYNGRATASGEKLDPKKYTAAHPKLPFGTCLKVVNMENNRSVEVRVNDRGPYVKGRVVDVSHVAAKKLDLLDKGLARVRLYRCATRTSQLDVQLDVPNESRAG, from the coding sequence ATGCGGCGGTTGCTCGTGGGAGTGAGCGTGGGGTTGGGGCTGCTGTCGGGTTGTGCCGCGCGGGCCACCCGGGGCGACGAGGACACGGCGGAGCGCGCTTCCGCCACGCGGGGCTACCTGGAGGAGGGACTCGCCTCCTACTACGCCGATCGCTACAACGGCCGGGCCACCGCCAGCGGTGAGAAGCTGGATCCGAAGAAGTACACCGCCGCCCACCCGAAGCTGCCCTTCGGCACGTGCCTCAAGGTGGTGAACATGGAGAACAACCGCTCGGTGGAGGTGCGCGTCAACGACCGGGGCCCCTACGTGAAGGGCCGGGTGGTGGACGTGTCGCACGTCGCGGCGAAGAAGCTGGATCTGCTGGACAAGGGGCTCGCCCGGGTGCGGCTCTACCGCTGCGCGACCCGCACCTCGCAGCTCGACGTGCAGCTCGACGTGCCCAACGAGTCGCGGGCGGGGTAG
- the tsaB gene encoding tRNA (adenosine(37)-N6)-threonylcarbamoyltransferase complex dimerization subunit type 1 TsaB: protein MFLALDSSTLTLSLALVEREGEGLRVLEHLVVAPPRKQSEALPGVVGEVLARHGVTLGALEGLVIGLGPGSFTGLRIGLSCVKGLAYAARLKVAGASSLAAVALEGPEGPPLFALAVARKDDLYLGRYRRTGLGVEALGPEEAMSPEEVAQRMAAEPEALALGPALPEYRAALERLGVAPSRLLDAPTFPSAVALAHLARLPETQSLEALFALEPHYVRASAPELNPKFPPLPGPAPTARLKED, encoded by the coding sequence ATGTTCCTCGCGCTCGACTCTTCCACGCTCACGTTGTCCCTGGCCCTGGTGGAGCGGGAGGGCGAGGGGCTGCGCGTCCTCGAGCACCTGGTGGTGGCGCCGCCGCGCAAGCAGAGCGAGGCGCTGCCCGGTGTCGTGGGGGAAGTGCTCGCCCGTCACGGGGTGACGCTCGGCGCGCTGGAGGGGCTGGTGATTGGCCTCGGGCCGGGCTCCTTCACGGGGCTGCGCATCGGCCTGTCGTGCGTGAAGGGGCTCGCGTACGCGGCGCGGCTCAAGGTGGCCGGGGCCTCGTCGCTCGCGGCCGTGGCGCTGGAGGGGCCCGAGGGGCCGCCGCTCTTCGCCCTCGCGGTGGCGCGCAAGGACGACCTCTACCTGGGGCGCTACCGGCGCACGGGCCTGGGTGTGGAGGCCCTGGGCCCCGAGGAGGCCATGAGTCCCGAGGAGGTCGCCCAGCGCATGGCCGCCGAGCCCGAGGCGCTCGCCCTGGGCCCCGCGCTGCCCGAGTACCGCGCGGCCCTGGAGCGCCTGGGCGTGGCCCCGTCGCGGCTGCTCGATGCCCCCACGTTCCCCTCGGCGGTGGCGCTCGCGCACCTGGCGCGGCTGCCCGAGACGCAGTCGCTGGAGGCGCTCTTCGCGCTGGAGCCGCACTACGTGCGTGCCTCCGCGCCCGAGCTCAACCCCAAGTTTCCTCCGCTGCCCGGACCCGCGCCCACCGCGCGTCTCAAGGAAGACTGA
- a CDS encoding DUF3943 domain-containing protein, with protein sequence MAVRGGALMAALLLTWGSLGHAAEVPPAALPETEKAQAPREQPPADAPLRRSYLVPAFEAAAFNIGLFSFHNLITREPFAFISWETTRGHFDGSHGWTFDVDQFITNQFGHPYHGSLIYNFARSSGMPFWRAGLYNFAASLGWEYFAENEAPAINDQITTTLGGMFLGEVLYRTYRAVIPEGGGRVSPLRRLTGLLLSPGATLNDWLLGGESSSGDIDSAPPLSFVLTPGVSLMTRLEDRTATTPRLLLEAGPQVSLAAELTYGALGDPTWRYRHPFSYFDASAGLTFPGVIMGNLYIRGLLLGGQYGGLTSPVKGLWGLFGLYDFGANNIVRVSSVGLGLGTTVQARLGQEVFLQGSAILGGLGFAAAGSLGLESLLVRDYHVGPGAEGILEAKLVRRGLGMLRMRARHWWVTGVYAEPRDGFESITYVTLDGRVRLSQHLALGLELPLSLRAYDFGPDATQAIGGGGARITLSFMPDDAFGVAGP encoded by the coding sequence GTGGCCGTGAGAGGGGGCGCGCTGATGGCGGCCCTGCTGTTGACGTGGGGGTCGCTCGGGCACGCCGCCGAGGTCCCCCCGGCCGCCCTGCCCGAGACCGAGAAGGCGCAGGCCCCCAGGGAGCAGCCTCCCGCGGACGCGCCGCTGCGCCGCAGCTACCTCGTCCCGGCGTTCGAGGCCGCGGCGTTCAACATCGGCCTGTTCTCCTTCCACAACCTCATCACCCGCGAGCCCTTCGCCTTCATCTCCTGGGAGACGACACGCGGACACTTCGATGGCTCCCACGGGTGGACCTTCGACGTGGACCAGTTCATCACCAACCAGTTCGGCCACCCCTACCACGGCTCGCTCATCTACAACTTCGCGCGCTCCTCCGGGATGCCCTTCTGGCGCGCGGGCCTCTACAACTTCGCGGCCAGCCTGGGCTGGGAGTACTTCGCGGAGAACGAGGCCCCGGCCATCAATGATCAAATCACCACCACGCTCGGCGGCATGTTCCTGGGCGAGGTGCTCTACCGCACCTACCGCGCCGTGATTCCCGAGGGGGGCGGCCGGGTGAGTCCGCTGCGGCGGCTCACGGGACTGCTCCTCAGTCCGGGCGCGACGCTGAACGACTGGCTGCTCGGCGGAGAGTCCTCCTCGGGCGACATCGACTCGGCGCCGCCGCTCTCCTTCGTCCTCACCCCGGGCGTGAGCCTGATGACGCGGCTGGAGGACCGCACGGCCACCACGCCCAGGCTCCTGCTCGAGGCGGGGCCGCAGGTGTCGCTGGCGGCGGAGCTCACCTACGGGGCCCTGGGGGATCCGACCTGGCGCTACCGCCACCCCTTCTCCTACTTCGACGCGAGCGCGGGGCTGACCTTTCCCGGCGTCATCATGGGCAACCTCTACATCCGGGGACTGCTGCTGGGCGGGCAGTACGGGGGCCTGACGAGCCCGGTGAAGGGGCTGTGGGGCCTGTTCGGCCTCTATGACTTCGGCGCCAACAACATCGTCCGGGTGTCGTCCGTGGGCCTGGGCCTGGGGACGACGGTGCAGGCGAGACTCGGCCAGGAGGTGTTCCTGCAGGGCAGCGCCATCCTGGGAGGCCTGGGGTTCGCCGCGGCGGGAAGTCTCGGCCTCGAGTCGCTGCTGGTGCGCGACTACCACGTCGGCCCGGGCGCGGAGGGCATCCTGGAGGCGAAGCTCGTGCGCCGGGGCCTGGGGATGTTGCGGATGCGCGCCCGGCACTGGTGGGTGACGGGCGTGTACGCCGAGCCCCGGGACGGCTTCGAGTCCATCACCTACGTCACCCTCGACGGGCGCGTCCGGCTGTCCCAGCACCTGGCGCTGGGGCTGGAGCTGCCCCTGTCCCTGCGCGCCTACGACTTCGGGCCGGACGCCACGCAAGCCATCGGCGGAGGCGGCGCGCGCATCACCCTGAGCTTCATGCCCGACGATGCCTTCGGGGTCGCCGGCCCCTGA
- a CDS encoding aspartate-semialdehyde dehydrogenase, with translation MNENLRIAVVGATGVVGREVVSTLFDREVTAEQLTLLASERSAGEELDYGEETLEVEKVSAESFRGMGLVLLATPAEASRSLAHLAQSAGAWVVDVSSAFRAEGAVPLVLPGFNSELLEANFKGRLVALPSAVTTALACILEPLRQAFGVAQVQVTAMMGVSSAGNAGVRELEQQTAALLSGRDPEAHTFPQRVGFNLVPQVLPFLANSPWTEEEAGWTLECARLFAPRGEVPVVAGTAVQVPTFHGHGLSLHVRLKKPAPVDQARAALKGSPALKVLDSPGEKVYPMPSLVTADPTVHVGRLRSFPQSPEWLTLFATVDNAGRGAALNLVEAGLRLAARPS, from the coding sequence ATGAACGAGAACCTGCGAATCGCCGTGGTGGGCGCCACGGGCGTGGTGGGACGCGAAGTGGTCTCCACGCTCTTCGACCGGGAGGTGACGGCCGAGCAGCTCACCCTGCTGGCCTCGGAGCGCTCCGCGGGCGAGGAGCTGGACTACGGCGAGGAGACGCTGGAGGTGGAGAAGGTCTCGGCCGAGTCCTTCCGGGGCATGGGGCTGGTGCTGCTGGCCACGCCGGCGGAGGCGTCGCGCTCGCTCGCGCACCTGGCGCAGTCGGCGGGGGCGTGGGTGGTGGACGTGAGCTCCGCCTTCCGGGCCGAGGGCGCCGTGCCGCTGGTGCTCCCCGGCTTCAACTCCGAGCTGCTGGAGGCGAACTTCAAGGGCCGCCTGGTGGCGCTGCCCTCGGCGGTGACGACCGCGCTGGCGTGCATCCTCGAGCCGCTGCGCCAGGCGTTCGGCGTGGCCCAGGTGCAGGTGACGGCGATGATGGGGGTGTCCTCGGCGGGCAACGCGGGCGTGCGCGAGCTGGAGCAGCAGACGGCGGCGCTGCTGTCCGGGCGCGACCCCGAGGCGCACACCTTCCCCCAGCGCGTGGGCTTCAACCTGGTGCCCCAGGTGCTCCCCTTCCTCGCCAACTCGCCGTGGACGGAGGAGGAGGCGGGCTGGACGCTGGAGTGCGCGCGCCTCTTCGCGCCCCGGGGCGAGGTGCCCGTGGTGGCCGGCACCGCCGTGCAGGTGCCCACCTTCCACGGCCATGGCCTCAGCCTCCATGTGCGCCTGAAGAAGCCCGCGCCGGTGGACCAGGCCCGCGCCGCGCTCAAGGGCTCGCCCGCCCTCAAGGTGCTCGACTCTCCCGGGGAGAAGGTCTACCCCATGCCCAGCCTCGTCACCGCGGACCCCACCGTCCATGTGGGCCGCCTGCGCTCCTTCCCCCAGTCCCCCGAGTGGCTCACCCTCTTCGCCACCGTGGACAACGCCGGCCGGGGCGCCGCCCTCAACCTCGTGGAGGCCGGTCTGCGGCTCGCCGCGCGTCCCTCCTGA
- a CDS encoding MXAN_2561 family MXYO-CTERM-anchored protein codes for MRTFLLTTALLLSTAASAQVKFTFGTANRETLRFGKADCPNPVTVTWTRTIQPCDRLTLWISTTGACQAAVDTSKGDVPLDEVSLATFQGSNTGTFNLALSRLPFGASDAGPGGCGGTTEERTFTLCGATKQGDYLGSCNTAVSATAARVIYDGMPPATPSVSASSGFDQAASITVNAPSDAINGRVRVYRDNVEVRAVDWSVGKGAILVDGLENDVTYEVDAYVTDEAGNQSEPSARVQVTPTKTYGFMEHYAGANGQEMGGCGAVGGGVAGGAVLAVLGFWLFSRRNRSWLEQ; via the coding sequence ATGCGTACCTTCCTCCTCACGACCGCGTTGCTTCTGTCCACCGCGGCTTCGGCTCAGGTGAAGTTCACGTTCGGCACCGCCAACAGAGAGACGCTGCGCTTTGGCAAGGCCGACTGCCCGAATCCCGTGACCGTCACCTGGACGCGGACCATTCAGCCCTGCGACAGGCTCACTCTCTGGATTTCGACGACGGGCGCATGTCAGGCCGCGGTCGACACCTCGAAGGGGGATGTCCCGCTGGACGAGGTCTCCCTGGCGACCTTCCAGGGCTCGAACACGGGCACCTTCAACCTCGCGCTCTCGAGGCTGCCCTTCGGTGCGTCGGATGCCGGGCCGGGCGGCTGTGGCGGCACCACCGAGGAGAGGACGTTCACGCTGTGCGGCGCCACCAAACAGGGTGATTATCTCGGCTCTTGCAACACGGCGGTGAGTGCCACGGCGGCCAGGGTCATCTACGACGGCATGCCGCCCGCCACACCCTCGGTCTCCGCATCGAGCGGGTTTGACCAGGCCGCGAGCATCACCGTGAACGCGCCGAGCGATGCCATCAATGGGCGGGTGAGGGTGTACCGCGACAATGTGGAGGTCCGGGCGGTGGACTGGTCGGTGGGCAAGGGGGCCATCCTGGTGGATGGGCTGGAGAATGACGTCACCTACGAGGTCGATGCCTACGTCACCGACGAAGCGGGTAACCAGAGCGAGCCGAGTGCGCGCGTGCAGGTCACTCCCACCAAGACGTATGGCTTCATGGAGCACTACGCCGGGGCGAATGGGCAGGAGATGGGCGGCTGTGGGGCGGTGGGCGGTGGGGTCGCGGGCGGCGCGGTGCTGGCCGTCCTGGGTTTCTGGTTGTTCTCAAGGAGAAATCGTTCATGGCTCGAGCAGTAG
- a CDS encoding MXAN_2562 family outer membrane beta-barrel protein codes for MARAVALGVAVLLAALPGQAQEYSDAPTQSPRSGSVELRLGSYRPQVDAEEGLNGSPFSDVFGSGGWLLFELEVQRFFYQGIGSAGLSVSAGYAEKYGYALREDGSPSAERQSFHVVPLHLRAVYRFDYPAFQWGFPLIPYVKPGLVFVPWWTNKGGKLDSAPGRDAVEGSPAVPARKGTGVRYGWEVAVGLSFMLDVLEPRFARDFDSDMGINHSYVFAEYTYSKVNSFGRPGFNLSDSYWMFGLALDY; via the coding sequence ATGGCTCGAGCAGTAGCCCTCGGTGTCGCGGTGCTTCTCGCCGCGCTCCCCGGCCAGGCCCAGGAGTATTCTGACGCGCCCACCCAGTCGCCCCGGAGCGGGTCCGTGGAGTTGCGGCTCGGTAGCTACCGGCCGCAAGTCGACGCGGAGGAAGGGCTGAACGGCTCTCCCTTCTCGGATGTCTTTGGGTCGGGCGGCTGGTTGCTCTTCGAACTGGAGGTTCAACGCTTCTTCTACCAGGGCATCGGCTCGGCGGGGCTGAGCGTGTCGGCGGGCTACGCGGAGAAGTACGGCTACGCCCTGCGCGAGGATGGCAGCCCGAGCGCGGAGCGTCAGAGCTTCCACGTGGTTCCCCTGCACCTTCGGGCGGTCTACCGGTTCGACTACCCGGCGTTCCAATGGGGCTTCCCGCTGATTCCCTACGTCAAGCCAGGGCTCGTCTTCGTCCCGTGGTGGACGAACAAGGGCGGCAAGCTCGATTCGGCGCCCGGGAGGGACGCGGTGGAGGGGAGCCCGGCGGTGCCCGCGCGCAAGGGCACCGGCGTCAGGTACGGCTGGGAAGTGGCCGTCGGTCTGTCCTTCATGCTCGACGTGCTGGAGCCTCGCTTCGCGCGCGACTTCGACTCGGACATGGGCATCAACCACAGCTATGTCTTCGCCGAATACACGTACTCGAAAGTGAACAGCTTTGGCCGGCCGGGTTTCAACTTGTCGGACTCCTACTGGATGTTCGGTCTGGCGCTGGATTACTAG
- a CDS encoding PKD domain-containing protein, whose translation MTLPPCSSVRALMAVLVVAVVLSAPGCHRAVKPEAGGDRTVEAGVPVDFGAEGRDAPVVSWDFGDGSPAQSGARVAHAFERPGTYAVRALDKGAVLASATLTVVSRPVLRAIPDDAEVALFFPQLRGNVDPLMGFMSQLVGESQVLQTLDAVPLLALVLRDVTGGQARIVDPDEGLGFFSLPRFEGSVVLLGVADTQAAVDAVVKEVQSRGARVVRREPQGTVFLRRDNGMSMVVFPDRGYLYVVVPDAPESESEQEEGTPQQVLAEVGDDGLAAVEEVRARIQGASGSGLSEQPLLTSMRAKVGAGHVHVFARPEGNDASASIQGLWAALTFQDTRADLEGWVVSDRSLFQGGTAPGSELLARAPLGPIAALTVSLPPETLAKLVFGSPGSERRAQTEQRMARQGLDAAGVQGMLGALRGDLSLLAYLDAPAFYRNLLKGERGPEPRGSVLFQAGLVRSEPVLEWLTGVLKSRGQPFEVLKDKGATRLRTRVFEQPVDVTLTADRLTLRGGESLEARAQGGVGEELRQRFGAQGFEPGHLSAMVDMGRVRSELDSPREVPGVPPQQLPVARALVGTLIDQLPPVESLFLDFAPEQGGGRFRMSTVLRSR comes from the coding sequence ATGACACTCCCTCCGTGCTCCTCCGTGCGGGCCCTGATGGCGGTTCTCGTGGTGGCCGTGGTGCTGTCGGCTCCTGGTTGCCACCGGGCGGTGAAGCCCGAGGCCGGGGGGGATCGCACGGTGGAGGCCGGAGTGCCGGTGGACTTCGGCGCCGAGGGCCGGGACGCCCCCGTGGTGTCCTGGGACTTCGGTGACGGCTCGCCGGCCCAATCCGGCGCGCGGGTGGCCCACGCCTTCGAGCGTCCGGGCACCTACGCGGTGCGGGCGCTGGACAAGGGCGCGGTGCTGGCGAGCGCCACGCTGACGGTGGTGTCCCGGCCCGTGCTGCGCGCCATCCCGGACGACGCGGAGGTGGCCCTCTTCTTTCCCCAACTGCGCGGCAACGTGGACCCGTTGATGGGCTTCATGTCGCAACTGGTGGGCGAGTCCCAGGTGCTGCAGACGCTGGACGCGGTTCCCCTGCTGGCGCTGGTGCTGCGTGATGTGACGGGAGGACAGGCGCGCATCGTGGATCCGGACGAGGGCCTGGGCTTCTTCTCCCTGCCGCGTTTCGAGGGCTCCGTGGTGCTGCTGGGCGTGGCGGACACCCAGGCCGCGGTGGACGCGGTGGTGAAGGAGGTGCAGTCGCGGGGCGCCCGGGTGGTGCGGCGCGAGCCCCAGGGCACCGTCTTCCTGCGGCGGGACAATGGCATGTCGATGGTCGTCTTCCCGGATCGCGGCTACCTGTACGTCGTGGTGCCGGACGCGCCGGAGTCGGAGTCCGAGCAGGAGGAGGGCACGCCGCAGCAGGTGCTGGCGGAGGTGGGCGATGACGGCCTCGCGGCGGTGGAGGAGGTGCGCGCGCGCATCCAGGGCGCGAGCGGCTCGGGGCTGTCCGAGCAGCCGCTGCTCACGTCGATGCGCGCGAAGGTGGGCGCGGGCCACGTGCACGTCTTCGCCCGCCCCGAGGGCAATGACGCCTCCGCGAGCATCCAGGGCTTGTGGGCGGCGCTGACGTTCCAGGACACCCGGGCGGACCTGGAGGGCTGGGTGGTGTCGGACAGGTCGCTCTTCCAGGGAGGCACGGCGCCGGGCTCGGAGCTGCTGGCCCGGGCGCCCCTGGGGCCCATCGCCGCGCTGACGGTGTCCCTGCCTCCCGAGACGCTGGCGAAGCTCGTCTTCGGCTCGCCCGGCTCGGAGCGCCGCGCGCAGACGGAGCAGCGCATGGCGCGACAGGGGCTCGACGCGGCCGGCGTGCAGGGGATGCTGGGCGCGTTGCGCGGAGACCTGTCGTTGCTGGCCTACCTGGACGCGCCGGCCTTCTACCGCAACCTGCTCAAGGGCGAGCGGGGTCCGGAGCCGCGCGGCAGCGTGTTGTTCCAGGCGGGGCTCGTGCGCTCCGAGCCGGTGCTGGAGTGGCTCACCGGGGTGCTGAAGTCGCGCGGGCAGCCCTTCGAGGTGCTCAAGGACAAGGGCGCCACGCGCCTGCGCACGCGCGTGTTCGAGCAGCCGGTGGACGTCACCCTCACGGCGGACCGGCTGACGCTGCGCGGGGGCGAGTCGCTGGAGGCGCGGGCGCAGGGCGGGGTGGGGGAGGAGCTGCGCCAGCGCTTCGGGGCCCAGGGCTTCGAGCCGGGCCACCTGTCGGCCATGGTGGACATGGGCCGGGTGCGCTCCGAATTGGATTCACCTCGGGAGGTGCCCGGCGTGCCGCCGCAGCAGCTTCCCGTGGCGCGTGCCCTGGTGGGCACGTTGATCGATCAGCTGCCGCCCGTCGAGAGTCTCTTCCTCGACTTCGCGCCCGAGCAGGGGGGCGGCCGTTTCCGCATGAGCACCGTGTTGCGCTCGCGCTGA
- the moaD gene encoding molybdopterin converting factor subunit 1: MSSSLTILYFAAARERAGLARESLEVPAGARVGEVLSLLASRHPGLAPLLPHLRVAVNQEFSTSETEVPPGAEVALIPPVAGGSGGLFRVVDRPLRLEEVVEAVASEALGGLVTFSGAVRNQTKGRRVVRLEYEAYPPMAEKKLAEIGAEVAERFNGTRLAIVHRVGTLHPGELAVVIAAAAPHRKEAFLGCEHAIERLKQDVPIWKKEFFEDGEVWVGLGP; encoded by the coding sequence GTGTCCAGCTCACTCACCATTCTCTATTTCGCCGCGGCGCGGGAGCGCGCGGGACTCGCGCGCGAGTCGCTGGAGGTGCCCGCGGGCGCGCGGGTGGGGGAGGTGTTGAGCCTGCTGGCCTCGCGCCACCCCGGGCTCGCGCCGCTGCTGCCCCACCTGCGGGTGGCGGTGAACCAGGAGTTCTCCACGTCCGAGACCGAGGTACCCCCGGGCGCCGAGGTGGCGTTGATTCCCCCGGTGGCGGGGGGCTCCGGTGGGCTGTTCCGGGTGGTGGACCGGCCGCTGCGCCTGGAGGAAGTGGTGGAGGCGGTGGCCAGCGAGGCGCTGGGCGGGCTCGTCACCTTCTCGGGCGCGGTGCGCAACCAGACGAAGGGCCGGCGCGTGGTGAGGCTGGAGTACGAGGCCTATCCGCCGATGGCGGAGAAGAAGCTGGCGGAGATTGGCGCCGAGGTGGCCGAGCGGTTCAACGGCACGCGGCTGGCCATCGTGCACCGGGTGGGAACGCTGCACCCGGGCGAGCTGGCGGTGGTGATCGCCGCCGCGGCGCCGCACCGCAAGGAGGCGTTCCTCGGGTGCGAGCACGCGATTGAACGGCTCAAGCAGGACGTGCCCATCTGGAAGAAGGAATTCTTCGAGGATGGCGAGGTGTGGGTGGGCCTGGGGCCCTGA
- a CDS encoding AAA family ATPase: protein MGFELEVDNYRALRRVRWKADGVCALVGPNGSGKTTLLSVLAFLRSAAVDGFGKALNAHGGAALFRHRQAAASEPVRFALTVGDVRWEAKPSTGGLGVVVPVPELLIIEQEVVAEQRAGEANFRVLEKSKNASDQGFLDAVAEASPDLRTAMDSLVATLSTSVLYSFDAFWQLKREGSREGTDVWLNPDGRNAFTVLRNWIAGKREYRPRWEWVRSGLRECFPDLFDDLDFAVAGQTVAAQFYGPGGGDPTPMHLAPNGLLMALLILCAIASGRDRGVICIDEPENGLHPYAIQRLISLMRERAETHGLTILLATHSPTLLNEFNDQLDHVFIMEPWQETLPVRLDQHQNPEWLRNFALGDLYMNQTIAPQVQPKT from the coding sequence ATGGGGTTCGAACTCGAGGTCGACAACTATCGTGCCCTGCGCCGGGTTCGCTGGAAGGCGGATGGTGTGTGTGCACTCGTAGGGCCCAACGGCAGCGGCAAGACGACGCTGCTGAGTGTGCTGGCCTTTCTGCGGTCCGCAGCGGTGGATGGCTTCGGAAAGGCGCTTAACGCGCATGGTGGCGCCGCCCTGTTTCGTCACAGGCAAGCTGCCGCCAGCGAGCCCGTTCGGTTTGCACTCACCGTCGGAGATGTGAGGTGGGAGGCCAAACCATCCACAGGTGGGCTCGGTGTCGTCGTCCCTGTTCCCGAACTTCTCATCATCGAGCAGGAAGTCGTGGCGGAACAGCGAGCCGGTGAGGCGAATTTCAGGGTTCTTGAGAAGAGCAAGAATGCCAGCGATCAAGGCTTCCTGGATGCTGTGGCGGAGGCGAGCCCAGACCTGAGGACCGCGATGGATTCGCTGGTGGCCACCCTGTCGACCTCGGTTCTCTACAGCTTTGATGCCTTCTGGCAACTGAAGAGGGAAGGGTCGCGAGAGGGTACGGACGTCTGGCTCAATCCAGACGGGCGCAATGCTTTCACCGTGTTGCGCAACTGGATCGCGGGGAAAAGAGAGTACCGGCCTCGTTGGGAATGGGTGCGAAGCGGCCTGCGAGAGTGCTTTCCCGATCTATTCGATGACCTCGACTTTGCGGTCGCCGGCCAGACTGTTGCCGCTCAGTTTTATGGGCCTGGAGGTGGGGATCCGACACCAATGCATCTCGCCCCGAATGGTCTCCTCATGGCGCTTCTCATACTCTGCGCGATCGCATCAGGGCGCGACCGGGGCGTCATTTGCATCGACGAACCAGAGAATGGTCTTCATCCGTATGCGATCCAGCGGCTCATCTCGCTCATGAGAGAACGCGCCGAGACACATGGGCTGACCATTCTGCTCGCCACGCACTCACCGACGTTGCTGAACGAGTTCAATGATCAACTGGACCATGTCTTCATCATGGAGCCGTGGCAGGAGACCCTCCCCGTGCGGCTCGACCAGCACCAGAATCCGGAGTGGCTCCGGAACTTCGCGCTCGGCGACCTCTACATGAATCAGACGATCGCACCCCAGGTGCAGCCGAAGACATGA